Genomic segment of Drosophila ananassae strain 14024-0371.13 chromosome 2L, ASM1763931v2, whole genome shotgun sequence:
ACCAGACAGGGCAGGAAGAAGAAAAACAGAGACAAGGCTGGCGGAGAGTCACCCCTAAAAGTGCCAATGTTGGAATTTACTTTTTGCGCAAACTTTTTACTTTCTACTTTCCTAAGGTTTCCACTACCTTTTCACCTGCCCTcgccacacgcacacacactggcacacaCTTTaggcccacacacacacacctacaAACACGCGGACAGTTAACTGACACACACGCGAGCGATTTGCAACAGAATCAGAAAACAAATGTGTTTTCCATAGAACGGAATTCTGCAACCGGACACGTTGAAATGCCACCAGATTCCGCTGAGCACTGACACAATACCGCGGCTCCAAAGCTGCTCAGCATTTCTCTATGtctcgtccttcgtcctgaCGCCCGATTATTCGCGACTTGAGCGCACGCGCGTTCATTTCAAAGACAGAGGCAGTAAACAAACGCGGTGTTtgcttagtttttttttttcaaaaagtagTGTTGTAAGCCGCCAAAAGTCACTGTTAGAGATGAGACTTTGCTTGGCACAAGAATTTAGTATTTTAATcgataaattatatttatgaaCAGTATTCGGTGTGACCCTTCCtgttaataaaatttaaaaatgattatatcTGTTACTGTTTAGCAGTATAATATATCTTACTAAAGGTAATTTTCTTATCTATCTTAGAAAGTTCTCTAAATATACTTCTAACATTAAGTTAGTTAAGGCGTTGGGAAAAATATTATGCATTTTTGAGGTCTTCAAGGTATGTTTTTTTGGACTGGAATACTTAAATGGCTTATAttctccaatttaattgaataacTGACAATAGATTAGTTAtaattttcttaatattttccGTAATCTAattaaatttctaataaaaataacgAATTTATTCCTGTGAAGGTGAGACCATCTGTAAGCCAAGATTGGTTGGTatatttttggcttttgggCCGTGGTAACACTGCTGTAAGCCTGGCTTAGAGCTCAGATTGAGTCGAAACGCGTCGAGCAACAGGTGTGATTTCCAAACTAGTTATTTTTCCCACCGCACTTGTGAACCCTCTGCTATTGGCGCCCTAAGCCAAAGCCATAGACTCAGCCATCGTGTGTGGAGAAGACACTAGACTTTCACTACGGGTCAATTTCGAGGCCCGAGATCCCAAGCTCCGCTCGCTTTAATTAATGCGCTTCGCACGCGTTGTTGTCGTCGTTGTTTTAGCTTCAGTTTAGTAGTTGTCTTGGCCATATAGAAGCGCTGCGAACGGGTTGATCGAGCCGTGTTTACGatttctgctgttgctgctgctgctcggGCTGTGTGAGTCTAAGTTGTTCAAGTTGGGAGTTTCGTGTTTTCGCATTCGCGTCTGTAATATGCCAACTTCTTTTCGTTAATTTCTCACCCAGAAAACACAATAAGCCCAAGCATCGGAGTGTTTTTTTTAGTGAGAAAAGGCCATAAAAGCGCTATGAAAAAATGTGGCAAAAAAAAGGTTCAAATAGTAGGATGAAGAAAGAGAACAGGCGACATTGTGCGATATACCGTTAGTGCGCGAGTGACTGTTTAagcataatttaaataatgagGATTCTGCACTCGTAATTGATTTAAGTAGTTCGTCAGACAGCAGCCagcatttgcataattttctCCCCATACAGAGGAGCCAAAGAAACTCGCtgcacagagaaaaaaagCAAGGTTCTAGTGCTGATATTGGCAATGCAGCTTATGGATTGTTTTCTTTCCAAACTATTGGAAGAAAAGCATTAAACAAATTAGTACTTGAACTAGAAAATATAAACAGTTTTTGCTGAATGCCACTTGTTGCAGCAGTCGCGGTGCAGTTGGTGTGTGTATCGGTGCATGCAATGTATTGCAACTGTATGAGTGTTGTGAACTTAAATGGACAAGTTAGAATCCACATTCCACACGCCtagacagcaacaacaatggccAAGAAGGCCAAGAAGCATAATGGCCAGGAATACGGCCGCTGATCTATTAGTTTCTTGGgcaaatttcaaaataattgcaaCCTGGCCGGCAACCGGGCAACTGGGCAACCGGGCACTGGAAATGTGAAATTGATGTACGATAAATTATTTGTAATCTGTGGCAGTTCTATTACATCTGCACTGAAAGAACTGAATTTATAAGATTGAAATTGCAACAGATGGTATCTACGAGATACGCTGAACTTTTTTTAATCTAAAGATCATCTCTGGTGTGGATTTGTGTCAAGCAGCGATGGATGGTTGACCCACACACATGGTTATTGAACCAAATCTATAACCATTGGCCTTAATTAGCATAACAATGGAcaacaaaataacaaaaacacaaaaaacctTCTTCGGGCGGGAGGGCAAAGAAAGATGAAGCTAGAAGCCATCTAGAAATTGAGTCTCTGCATAATTAGAACGAGCGAAAGGTTGGCACCGTGGGTTAAGGTTGAAATTGGAGTCGAAGAAGATGTGGAAAATGaatagtatagtatagtataggaAATGGAAAATACAAATCCGGTGTTACCTGTCCGATTAAAATGGAATGCAGCTTTCATTCAGAGACCACTCGACACCATGCTGGGcagtaattaatttttaaaaagttaacCTTGAACAGAGATCACAGTTTTTGGGTCAATGAAAGCTTAAAAAATCCATTCACTAAACAACTACATTTTGTGTTAATAATTATGataataacaaatacaaattgaCAAAgtaattttacaaaataatatttattttattaaaaaactattgtattaaaagaaacaaaagaaatagttAATCCAATCACTATTTTTTGAACAAAACCATTTTAATGATTTCTATTTTTGGACCTTTAGAATTCAACTAATTTGCCTACGAAGTGAATAACTCATCTTCACAGTACAATGTAAACAAATGAGTTTAGCGTGGTTCTATTGTCTGGCCAAATATATTAACACTCCAAATCTATTCTTAACCCACGTATCCACACCGTCCGCCCACCGGGCCGCAGAAAGCAACTGTAAACCGTAAAGTTTTCAAAGAATTCATAAGCACGCGCTAATGCGAATACTAATGCCATGCAATGGCTCCTCTTCCACGGGTTCTCTGTCTCTCATCCACTGACCATGGATCGGACCCCTGACCACTCTCCTCTTAATGCCCCGAATCCCCTCCCGCCCACCACGATGCGTAAGGTGGGTCTGAAGCACCTGTTGTTGAACAACGTAACCGTGCGTGTTCCGGTTGCGTCTTATTAGAAGCCGCATTCGGTGGCCCCCGGGCCAGTCTGTAAAAAAGgccaacaaaaatacaaaacacgTACCTCACCTAGGGAGAAAGAAACCAGAAAAAAAACTGCGATGAAAACCGGTTAATGtgaaaatgaaagaaaatgttttttgaacTTACAAATTACAGTCAAAATTCTTGAAGACTAACTTTCACATTTCAATTATGTATTACTTTGCAGATTAACAAAgaaataaatcttaaaatttaatctaaaataacaataaagagTATCtttatgttaaaatatttctttcttctaaaatatacataaaactcaaaaacaattgaaatattttcaatatttttcaaaccCTGAAGGTtacattttgaattttaagttttattttaaactttatcAAAGAAATacctataaaaataataaaatatttcctaAAATGAATGAATAACTGAATGAAATATCCAAAAGATACCCAAAActctacaaaaaatatatgtttttgatattttttccattaGAAAGTACTCaagtttaaatattcaaaacgtaaagatacaaatgtatctaTAATGTTTAATTTCGTTTTGAAGAAGCTTGACTGTATTTTAGTTTTCTTTACTCTAATGTCACTAAAGAAAtgggtttttcttttttccacAGTTCGAATTTGGTGAAATCAATGCGTAGAAAGTGAATCGAGGCTTACGCAAAGTTGGGGGAAAAGTGAAAAGCTGCGGAAAACTCGGTTCaccaaaataaaagaagatcAGACCCCAACGGATACCAAAAGAGATTGCGTTTGCCACTTGCCATCGGAATCGGTTCGGCATCGTAGATTGCGTGCTTTTCCTGGCCAAGATTAAGCGGAGCTGCTGCTGTCGGCAATCAGCTGACCGGAGGTGGAACGAGAGAGCTGGAGCCAAACACCTGGGCGACCGGCGGCGCCCACCTGCCGGCTTAGATGCGTCTAATCCAAACGGCAACCGGCGGTGCTGCTGCGACCGTTCTGCAGTCCCAGTTCCACTCACAGTCCCAATACAACTACACCAATATGCGTGAAGACGATATCGAGCTGGCCATCAAAGTGGTAAGTTACCTGGTTCATGGTCTGGGTCTGGACCGGCTGGGATGCCTGTAGCGAGTAGGCATATCGGGAGTGCTTTGAATGGCACCTGAGAGATCAAAACATGATAGATCTGAATTGGCATGGCGGATGCTAATAGGGAAACTGCACGGATTATGGTTTTAACTTCAATTAAGGTTTTCCACTGGGATGGTGGATGTTGAATTATTTCTGGATGTCTGGAGCTATTCGAAATTGCTATCATTCCACATACTTCTTCGGAACTGTCTCTTGATCAAGAAATTTACGCAAATAATTGAGTTGATTGCTTTTTAAACACTTAATTATACGTGCGAATAACAGTCTAAAATATGCAATGGAAAGCTAAAATGGATAGTTTCTTCGCCGTTTTAACAATCAAagcaaaaattataaaaaaataaataacaaaaaatattagaaatcATAAATCACATAGAAATCATTGACAGAAGCCATCATTTCCCTTTTGCAGGTCATTGTGGGAAACGGCGGCGTGGGAAAATCCTCAATGATCCAGCGCTACTGCAAGGGCATTTTCACCAAGGACTACAAGAAGACGATTGGCGTGGACTTTCTGGAGCGCCAGATCGAGATCGACGGCGAGGATGTGCGCATTATGCTGTGGGACACTGCCGGGCAGGAGGAGTTCGATTGCATCACAAAGGCCTACTATCGCGGAGCTCAGGCCTCCGTCCTCGTTTTCTCGACAACGGATCGCGCCTCCTTCGAGGCCATCAAGGACTGGAAACGCAAGGTGGAGAATGAATGCAACGAAATACCCACGGTTATTGTCCAAAACAAGATCGATCTGATTGAACAGGCGGTGGTCACCGCCGACGAGGTGGAAACACTGGCCAAGATGCTTAACTGCCGACTGATACGCACCTCCGTGAAGGAGGACATCAATGTGGCGTCCGTGTTCCGCTACCTGGCCACCAAGTGCCATCAGCTAATGACCCAGGGATACGACCAGGCCGCCGGCAACCAGCAGAACTCCAGCCATCCGCCATACAGCAGCACGCCCACGATCAGCGCCTTCAGTCCGACCTTTACCAAGTCCAGTAGCGGCACCATCGTCCTCCGGCCAGCCAAAAAGGGCAGTGGCTCCAGTGTGGCCCGGAAACGCAAGCTAGTGCTAAAAAAGTGCGGCATTTTGTGAGGAGTGTCGGTGATTAGACGCGGGATGGAGGATGGACGCGGTGGCTGTGTGCTGTAGGCAATTAATAACTGGAGCATATTTAACGCTTAATTATTTTGGAGCCTAATGAAGTCGTAGCTGGGTGGGCAGCCAACCGTTGGATGCAACCACAGCCACCACAACAGCCATTCACTAGTCGTGCACAGACTCCGCGTGATGTGGCTCAGACATGCTCGCCCAGAGAGATAATcggaggcagcagcagcagagtgGATCTTTGAAAGATCGGATACCCTTGCAGAAGATTCTAGATACTCTAtaaaaaatactcaaaaaagcttaaatttttaaacGGGTTAAAGAactattgataataatttcagaattttcaaaaataatgataatgatatgCCTTCCCATAACTGATTCCATAAAATTCATATTCTCCTCATGGAGTACTTTGCAATATACCATATTCAGATCCAAAAGATCCCAGTGATCAAAGTCACAAAGTTTACACTTTAAACCGAAAGTATAGTACCCGAAACTGCAAGGGTAGACGAGTTCTGAAAAACCATAGACAATATGAAATATGAAATTGCCCTAATTAGTTTTAGATACGAATTGAAATTTGTATGTATTATGCCCACTTTTCTATAACGGAGACTGATGCATCTTGCTGCTAGTATCggatatgtatataatatgTTGTCATGGATATATAAGCATGCCTAACCAAGCACAATTAAAAGGCTATCCATCACGCTAACCCGGCCCAGATGTCCATGTGAAATCCCTTTGCCAATTCTCTTGGCCCGATGTGCAATTAATTAACCAGCTTATGTAATTATTAACTAATTGCCAGTCATGACAAAGCGCAATTTGGCTCGATAGTTCACATTCTATGCTATACGCTGATCATAATCATTTTTGTAAGCAGAATATTAAAATACTACTAAAGCCTAAGCCTattgatattttatttataattgtaATGTCTCATCTATATACTCCcctaataaattattttgtaaattaactgaaaaaaaaaatgtttaattttacTTAAAAAGTTGGGTTGTTGGGGAAATGAAATCTCCTTGGTTAGTTTTGAAATGTTTaccatttttatttgatttttgattttacacttttttttgttgtaagcTTGACAATTTAGCGATCCGCTTTTGTTACACCTTCGTCGTTTACACGTTTCCTcatttaaattgtttaaagtatatttaaataatatattttttattctatttaCACAGCGTTCAAAAAGTATCGCTCGGTAACGCATAAATcattaaatgtttttatatctattttgttttttgtaattttcatGTGTTTCCTTGTTATTATTAAAGGCATAAATAACTATTCGTCGATTTCCgtacttatttatttacacaaaagtcgaaaaatcaaaatatcttaGATATAGAGAGGCGGAGAGACAAGAAAGATTGGGTTGGATCATGGGCGGGTGGTGGCTGGGCTTGGGGAAGAGAGTGGTTTTTTAAGCTGAGCATAAAACTGTGTTCCTTGCAGGCTGAGCCCTTATAgagtgtgtttttgtttctaagtgggtgggtgggtggttgtgtgtttgtgtatgTGTGGGTGCAAACTCTTTGTGTTCTAGTCTTTTAAAAATtcctataaaaaatataatttttacttTCCTCATTTCAATTTTACTCGCTACGAAATAAATGTGACTTGGTAACTAATTTCTTGGCACTAAATGAAGCAAATGATAACTTTAAACCGAAAACTACCaatgttaaatgttaaatgttTTATCTATAAGGTAAATTTGTTAAAgtacattatttttattttaaataaaaatgtttttaaaaaaatgtagcGTGTATTGTTGTGTCTGTGTGTTTATGATTTTAAGTGTCCTAGTTTCTGGGTTTCAATGGGTATACAGCCCGTTCTCAAATTTGATAAGATTATATGAATATGTAGACATAGACTACATTAGAACATTCTCAGTTtcattttgaatatatatattctgcaCTTGGtaaactttaaattatttaagtatataaattttcacaTTTCTGTTGATGTTCTCTTCTTGTTAGTTAGTAAGTGTTGTTTTTGTGTGGGGGGTCCTGTGgcttatttttagtttagGGACTCGGAGGCCGGTAGCTGTGGTTCCTACATAGAGTTAAAGTTTTAGCCTAGATACACACTtcatatatatgcatatatagtAAGTGGTTATATGTTAGTCCTATTCAGAAATGGGAAAATCATCATTATCGGCATCGCCGTCATCCTTGCCCTCCAACGATCTGTACTCGTCAGAGTCCTCGCTTATGGCGGTTGTACCAATCGACATTGGTAGCATCTCGGCTGTGCTAATAATTGGCTCCGTATCTAAGCTGGCTAGGATGCTAGCACTACTAGTTATTGCTGGTACTTCTAGGGGATTCTGGGGCACGTAGATGGTGATCGGTTCCGGTTGCGGTTCCTCGGTTGGAGTTGTTTGATTGGGGTTTGATTGGGGATTTGATTCAGCCACAGGCTCTAAACTCTTCACCTCATCGCGTGGTTCCTGTTCCAatgtttgttgttgtgttATAGGTTGTGTTATTATATCAGCAGAGGCCAACAGTAGATCCAATTTAAGTTTGCTCGATGCCGTTGGCTGCTCTGTTATCACAGACTGTGCTTGAGTTGCTGCCATCACTGCAGGTGAGGGTGTCGCTGCTGGAGCCGAGGCGGCCGCTGTGGTTCTGCTTGATTCTGTTTCGCTTGCAACGGCTGTCGCTGTTGCactttctgctgctgctgttgctgtacCGCCAGCAGCACGCAACTCATCCTCCTCGCTGACGCTGATGTACCGACAACGTTCGCTGAGCAGCGAAGCCGACTCGTCATCCTCCTCGTTCACGCTGGTAATGCTCACCGTGCGCTGCTTAAAGCTCTGGTAGAcactgctgctggtgctgggcGCATCGACAATATCTCTGGGCGACGCAATGGCTGCGGCGGCGGATGAGCTGGCTGAAAAAGGGAGAATGAAAATTACTTTTCTGCACAATGACGGCGCTAGCAGTTTGCACTTTTCTCATCAAACACGAGAAGTATAAAAGACTTTCGAACAAACTTACACTCTAAGCGCTCCCGCCGCGTTGTGTTTCGAGAGGGCAATGGCGCCAGTTTGATGCGATAGAACTTCGAGCCCCTGCTGACCCGATAGCGATTGTCGTCCTATAACACAAGGATAAACAATTAAAGAATAGCTCCatcatattaacaaaaaactCTTACCTTTCGCGCCTGGCAGTACTCCTTGTCGATGACCCGGCCAATAGCGTAGTAGGGCAACGGGATTTGATTGATCTCTGCCACGGGTAGCGAGGAGTCGCCGGCTCCAGCTATCGCCGGAAGGGAAGTCAGCGGAGGAGTCAACTGAAGGGCCGCCAAACTCTCGGCGTGCACGAAGTACAGGGTAAGCGAGTCCTGCACCACCATGAACTGCCCGTGCCGCATGCTCCACACTACGAACACCAGGTCGCCGCGAGCACATCCCTCCAAGGCAATGACCCGGTGGTTAGAGATACCGCTGGAGCGGGAGCGGGTCATGGTGGCGCCCAAGTTTAGATCGTAGGCAGAgctaaataataacaaatttattagaaaaaaaattatagaataaTCCAAGAATTCATGTTTACCTCCTCATGGCCGCGACACTAGTTTCCATTTCAATGCGACGACTCTTCTCCTGGCTGAGCTCCTCTTCCAAGCGACACTTGTCCTTGTTGAGATAGTCGATCTTCTCCTTGAGCCAACTGTTGCCGTCCTCGTTGGTGATCATCTCCAGACGCGTCTTCAGCTGGAACGTGTCCTGGGTGAGGATCTTATTCTGTTCGCGTAACTGGTCCAGCTGCCGTTCCTTATCCGCCAGCATCTCCTTCAGGATGCCCACATTGGCCATCACAGAATCAGAGTTAAGACGCGATTGCCACAAAGATCGTTCAGACTCCACGGCCTCTATGATTTCGCGATCCCTTTGAGCGAGTAGCTCCTGGCGCTGCTGAGCCAGCAGATGGTCCACGTCCACACTGGTGCTGACCACACTAGCGCTGCTCGTCGGCCGCTCGATCTTCTCCAGGCTGGTGTCCGAGGGCGAACGTTCCATGGAAGTCATAAGCTTGAAGCGGCAGCGCAGCGACTCCAGCTCCGTTTTGTGTTCGTGAATGAGCTGCTCCCGGGCCTGGGCCACTGCCGCCTGCTTCTCCTGTTCCGCCAATTCCAGTTTCAGTCGAAGCTCGTCCAACTGCTCCTGGGCTCGCAGCTCACGCTCCTCGCACTGCATCCTCAAGACGTTCCACTTGTCCTGCAGATGATGCAGCTCAGACTGAAGTTCGTCCTGGTAGTTGGCCGCATCGCTTCGGAACACCCCCAGATTGTACCGAGCCTCCTTTAGACAAGCCTTTGCCAGTTTGGACATGTCCTCCATGGCGCCACGCATCCTCTGCATACTGCCCCCGTTCTCCTCGGTCAAGGTGCCAGCACTGAGCATCAGCAGCTGGTCCGTGGCCGTACTGCGTGCTACTTGCTCCACCAAACTGCCAGACATGGAGGTGGCTACGCACC
This window contains:
- the LOC6501425 gene encoding ras-related protein Rab-23 — its product is MRLIQTATGGAAATVLQSQFHSQSQYNYTNMREDDIELAIKVVIVGNGGVGKSSMIQRYCKGIFTKDYKKTIGVDFLERQIEIDGEDVRIMLWDTAGQEEFDCITKAYYRGAQASVLVFSTTDRASFEAIKDWKRKVENECNEIPTVIVQNKIDLIEQAVVTADEVETLAKMLNCRLIRTSVKEDINVASVFRYLATKCHQLMTQGYDQAAGNQQNSSHPPYSSTPTISAFSPTFTKSSSGTIVLRPAKKGSGSSVARKRKLVLKKCGIL
- the LOC6499137 gene encoding RB1-inducible coiled-coil protein 1; this translates as MMLYVFHVDVGRMLTFDMNVALQSVENLKETIQRLHGIPASNIVLLVSGGAMLTHATQVSCYSAGTDNNPIYMFLTGDERIAPTIPNSDADAELRRQVEESHRLPPSLEAVRLRAQLAQQMSELARKELKLCVSLVHEQHLQQQGWCAVVANMEDLTNEFKMRFHKFSLAFERHLEKRESYLKLLQNFSEDLKQLAKIPILPALMSLAEADFHGFDELLDNDDVFATQQQPQQSLSESSQADSPNKKLKMGDEDTPPESSDQQERVSQTSTSSTSLARRHNLNLLQWISSKGNHGALQLMSDECIQGLDTFNANIYEVLKEEVKQIIKIANQGDVKEIKGLGDRLCKLEEFKVRIEDKVKEQKEQALALLHNDARAQNVRDNSVLPDLCLSHRSQIQAMLENHIKIRELCRCIANSKEELGRNLHTRLRRIVLVENGMSEFDNRLLFNHRFLKRAERHICIIEQIHRAPSIYVDAVAEVVRRKIFSDEFRQWATRLSIDFDRIHTEELRRRREFNERFEGHFLNILFPGMGDMPPAFANEHPLSFDTGLPPLNRSDMELLSSQLPEMAAQLQLPDMQTVIDFFVHRERNQDSAQVPEQEQDQDAPLLAPRLAELQAQAAASDCETDTETEFEKLSSTSRCVATSMSGSLVEQVARSTATDQLLMLSAGTLTEENGGSMQRMRGAMEDMSKLAKACLKEARYNLGVFRSDAANYQDELQSELHHLQDKWNVLRMQCEERELRAQEQLDELRLKLELAEQEKQAAVAQAREQLIHEHKTELESLRCRFKLMTSMERSPSDTSLEKIERPTSSASVVSTSVDVDHLLAQQRQELLAQRDREIIEAVESERSLWQSRLNSDSVMANVGILKEMLADKERQLDQLREQNKILTQDTFQLKTRLEMITNEDGNSWLKEKIDYLNKDKCRLEEELSQEKSRRIEMETSVAAMRSSAYDLNLGATMTRSRSSGISNHRVIALEGCARGDLVFVVWSMRHGQFMVVQDSLTLYFVHAESLAALQLTPPLTSLPAIAGAGDSSLPVAEINQIPLPYYAIGRVIDKEYCQARKDDNRYRVSRGSKFYRIKLAPLPSRNTTRRERLESSSSAAAAIASPRDIVDAPSTSSSVYQSFKQRTVSITSVNEEDDESASLLSERCRYISVSEEDELRAAGGTATAAAESATATAVASETESSRTTAAASAPAATPSPAVMAATQAQSVITEQPTASSKLKLDLLLASADIITQPITQQQTLEQEPRDEVKSLEPVAESNPQSNPNQTTPTEEPQPEPITIYVPQNPLEVPAITSSASILASLDTEPIISTAEMLPMSIGTTAISEDSDEYRSLEGKDDGDADNDDFPISE